In the Arthrobacter sp. 31Y genome, one interval contains:
- a CDS encoding NAD-dependent epimerase/dehydratase family protein, whose product MKIVVIGGSGHIGSFLIPRLVRGGHEVINISRGNSPPYADVPEWQQVLQVTADREHEEREGIFGDRVAGLGADVVVDLICFTLESATALVNRLRGETGHLLHCGSIWRYGVSLKLPITEGADSAAEPTDDYGIRKRDIAGMLKEETAAGGLATTSIHPGHIVGPGWLPIGPLGNLDPGVWHTIASGRPLQVPGSGTELMHHVHADDVAQAFEKAIENRDAAAGEDFNIVAPTALTVRGYVNIASSWFGQEPRMETVTWEDFRRTTTPEYADSSWAHLSRNHCMSIQKATSLIGYAPGYEPEQAVRESLQWLISNGQLQLPKLLT is encoded by the coding sequence ATGAAAATTGTTGTCATCGGCGGAAGCGGCCATATTGGCTCATTCCTCATCCCCCGGCTCGTCCGGGGCGGACACGAGGTCATCAACATCAGCCGGGGAAACAGCCCTCCGTATGCTGACGTCCCTGAATGGCAGCAGGTCCTCCAGGTCACAGCGGACCGCGAGCACGAGGAGCGGGAGGGAATCTTTGGCGACCGGGTAGCGGGGCTGGGTGCCGACGTCGTGGTTGACCTCATTTGCTTCACGCTCGAGTCAGCCACTGCGCTGGTGAACCGGCTGCGCGGCGAGACGGGGCATCTGCTGCACTGCGGGTCGATCTGGCGTTACGGCGTCAGCTTGAAGTTGCCCATCACCGAAGGAGCGGATTCGGCCGCCGAACCAACTGACGACTACGGGATCCGGAAACGTGACATCGCGGGCATGCTCAAGGAGGAGACTGCCGCCGGGGGCTTGGCCACAACGTCCATTCACCCCGGACACATCGTGGGGCCCGGATGGTTGCCGATCGGGCCACTGGGCAACCTGGATCCAGGAGTGTGGCACACGATTGCCTCTGGACGGCCGCTCCAGGTTCCCGGGAGCGGCACCGAGTTGATGCACCATGTGCACGCCGACGACGTCGCGCAGGCCTTCGAGAAAGCCATTGAGAATAGGGACGCTGCAGCCGGGGAGGACTTCAACATTGTGGCGCCCACTGCCCTGACGGTTCGCGGCTACGTGAACATTGCGTCCTCCTGGTTCGGCCAGGAGCCCCGCATGGAAACCGTGACCTGGGAGGATTTCCGCCGGACCACCACCCCGGAATATGCCGATTCCAGCTGGGCGCATCTCTCCCGCAACCACTGCATGAGCATCCAGAAGGCCACCTCCCTCATCGGGTACGCGCCCGGATATGAACCCGAGCAGGCGGTCCGCGAGTCCTTACAATGGCTTATCAGCAACGGGCAGCTCCAACTGCCAAAGCTGCTGACCTAA
- the treS gene encoding maltose alpha-D-glucosyltransferase: MREPAVNESVSEISETPEDLAEETQQETPDETASEPAEITFDEQFYPARPKALRPIARRRQFFAARPSLEFDGLNSTYVDWLRNQSMLGDANTMARQLSGQASMWQNSYARPNPRAAVERAPVWFTAYPLSFITKDGQSFLSALGDPALWDAFSQIGIRGLHTGPVKLAGGIRGWSQTPSVDGHFDRISMAIDPAFGTEEEFRQMCEVANEHGGTVIDDIVPGHTGKGADFRLAEMNFRDYPGIYHMVDIPEEDWHLLPDVPEGQDSVNISPAAEEELQKAGYIIGRLQRVIFYEPGVKETNWSATKPIIDTTGKKRRWVYLHYFKAGQPSINWLDPTFAGMRLVVGDALHSLLDLGTGALRLDANGFLGVEKSAEEEPGWSEGHPLSEAANQLIGSMIRKVGGFSFQELNLTIDDIKTQSEAGPDLSYDFITRPAYHYALVIGDTEFLRLTLRLSMEIGVDQASLVHALQNHDELTYELLHFAAGHRDDVFELAGEELTGAEVAEKVQNTMRERLTGENGPYNAVFTTNGIACTTVSFIMAALGIKDPDAITKEQEAQVLDAHVLLSMYNALQPGVFALSGWDLTGITAIDRETVRELTSQGDTRWINRGAHDLMGTSPDAKTSLAGMPRARSLYGPLPDQLKDPNSYARRLQQILTVREESGIATSTLLDVPDVSNRGLLVLVNQLADGALQVTVLNFSDQDIAGSIQSPHLVPGATVHDLFSGEEEVAQVDDLCSFFLELPAFQGTALLLKDPVVEDEVTE; encoded by the coding sequence GTGCGGGAGCCTGCAGTCAACGAGAGCGTGTCAGAAATCAGCGAAACTCCGGAAGATCTTGCGGAGGAAACGCAACAGGAAACGCCCGATGAAACCGCAAGCGAACCGGCGGAAATCACGTTTGATGAACAGTTCTATCCGGCCCGGCCCAAAGCGCTGCGGCCGATCGCCCGGAGGCGGCAGTTCTTTGCCGCCCGGCCCTCCCTGGAATTCGATGGCCTGAACTCCACCTATGTGGACTGGCTCAGGAACCAGTCCATGCTGGGGGACGCCAACACCATGGCCCGGCAACTGTCCGGGCAGGCCAGCATGTGGCAGAACTCGTATGCCAGGCCCAACCCGCGAGCAGCTGTGGAGCGCGCACCCGTCTGGTTCACCGCCTACCCGCTGTCCTTCATCACCAAGGACGGACAGTCCTTCCTTTCAGCGCTGGGCGATCCCGCACTCTGGGACGCGTTCAGTCAGATCGGCATCCGGGGGCTGCATACCGGCCCGGTGAAGCTGGCCGGCGGCATCCGCGGGTGGTCTCAGACGCCCAGCGTGGACGGGCACTTTGACCGGATCAGCATGGCGATCGATCCTGCCTTCGGTACCGAAGAAGAGTTCCGTCAGATGTGCGAGGTAGCCAACGAACACGGCGGCACCGTCATTGACGACATCGTCCCGGGGCACACCGGCAAGGGCGCGGACTTCCGGCTCGCCGAAATGAACTTCCGGGACTACCCGGGCATCTATCACATGGTGGATATCCCCGAGGAGGACTGGCATTTGCTGCCGGACGTCCCCGAAGGCCAGGACTCGGTGAACATCAGCCCCGCGGCTGAGGAAGAGCTGCAAAAGGCCGGTTACATCATCGGGCGCCTGCAGCGGGTCATCTTCTACGAGCCCGGCGTCAAGGAAACCAACTGGAGCGCCACCAAGCCCATCATCGACACCACGGGCAAGAAACGCCGTTGGGTGTACCTCCACTATTTCAAGGCCGGTCAGCCTTCCATCAACTGGCTGGACCCCACCTTCGCCGGCATGCGCCTGGTGGTTGGCGACGCCCTGCACTCATTGCTTGACCTCGGAACCGGAGCGCTCCGGCTCGATGCCAATGGGTTCCTTGGCGTGGAGAAGAGCGCCGAGGAAGAACCGGGCTGGTCCGAGGGCCACCCGTTGTCCGAGGCCGCCAACCAGTTGATTGGCTCCATGATCCGCAAGGTGGGCGGGTTCTCCTTCCAGGAGCTCAACCTCACTATCGATGACATCAAGACCCAGTCAGAGGCCGGCCCGGACCTGTCCTACGACTTCATCACCAGGCCCGCCTATCACTACGCCCTGGTCATCGGAGATACCGAGTTCCTTCGCCTCACTCTGCGCCTTTCCATGGAGATCGGCGTTGACCAGGCCTCGTTGGTTCATGCCCTCCAGAACCACGATGAGCTGACCTATGAACTGCTCCACTTCGCGGCGGGGCACAGGGACGACGTCTTTGAACTTGCCGGCGAGGAGCTCACCGGCGCAGAGGTGGCCGAGAAGGTCCAGAACACCATGCGGGAACGGCTCACTGGTGAGAACGGGCCCTACAACGCGGTCTTCACCACCAACGGGATCGCCTGCACCACGGTCAGCTTCATCATGGCCGCCCTGGGCATCAAGGATCCGGATGCCATCACCAAGGAGCAGGAAGCCCAGGTGCTGGACGCCCACGTGCTGTTGTCCATGTACAACGCGTTGCAGCCCGGGGTCTTCGCGCTTTCCGGCTGGGACCTCACGGGCATCACCGCCATTGACCGCGAGACGGTCCGCGAGCTCACCTCGCAGGGTGACACCCGCTGGATCAACCGTGGCGCCCACGATCTCATGGGGACCAGCCCCGATGCCAAAACCTCCTTGGCCGGCATGCCCCGCGCCAGGAGTCTCTACGGTCCGCTGCCCGATCAGCTGAAGGACCCGAATTCCTATGCCCGGCGCCTCCAGCAAATACTCACGGTGCGGGAAGAATCGGGGATCGCCACCAGCACGCTGCTGGATGTGCCCGACGTCTCCAACCGTGGGCTACTGGTGCTGGTCAATCAGCTCGCAGATGGAGCGCTGCAGGTTACGGTCCTGAACTTCTCTGACCAGGACATCGCCGGAAGCATCCAGTCCCCGCACCTTGTTCCGGGCGCTACCGTCCATGATTTGTTCTCCGGTGAAGAAGAAGTGGCCCAGGTTGATGATCTGTGCAGCTTCTTCCTCGAACTGCCCGCCTTCCAAGGCACGGCGCTCCTGCTGAAGGACCCTGTTGTGGAGGACGAGGTTACGGAGTAG
- the ppk2 gene encoding polyphosphate kinase 2, whose product MTEASPSSPTGTSLDDWWVRDNLRETIDHLVELGYTISGGQGEDPDLIDPGGSAVETWNEDYPYERRMTRDEYEIEKYRLQIELLKFQYWGQDLGLKHVIVFEGRDAAGKGGTIKRFTEHLDPRSARTVALAKPSDREQGQWYFQRYIQHLPTAGEIVMFDRSWYNRANVERVMGFCTDDEYDTFMGQAPVFEKMLVDAGIHVTKFWFSVTRQEQRTRFAIRQIDPVRRWKLSPMDLASLDRWDEYTDAKERTFLYTDSDHAPWITIKSNDKKRARINAMRHFLNQFDYADKDTEVVYDADPLILRRGRDAVGD is encoded by the coding sequence ATGACGGAGGCAAGCCCATCGAGCCCAACAGGGACCTCACTGGACGATTGGTGGGTCAGGGACAACCTGCGTGAAACCATCGACCATTTGGTGGAGTTGGGCTACACCATCAGCGGAGGGCAAGGGGAAGACCCGGACCTGATCGATCCCGGTGGATCAGCGGTGGAAACGTGGAACGAGGACTACCCCTACGAGCGGCGGATGACTCGCGATGAGTACGAGATTGAAAAGTATCGGCTGCAGATCGAGTTGTTGAAGTTCCAATACTGGGGCCAGGACCTCGGGCTCAAGCACGTGATTGTTTTCGAGGGACGCGACGCCGCCGGCAAAGGTGGCACCATCAAACGCTTCACCGAGCACCTGGATCCACGTTCTGCCCGGACGGTGGCACTCGCCAAACCCTCGGATCGCGAGCAGGGCCAATGGTACTTCCAGCGCTACATCCAGCACCTTCCCACCGCAGGTGAGATCGTCATGTTCGACCGCTCCTGGTACAACCGCGCCAACGTTGAACGCGTGATGGGGTTCTGCACTGACGACGAGTACGACACCTTCATGGGCCAGGCCCCGGTGTTCGAAAAGATGCTGGTGGACGCAGGCATCCACGTCACCAAGTTCTGGTTCTCCGTGACCCGGCAGGAGCAGCGAACCCGCTTCGCCATCCGCCAGATCGACCCCGTCCGTCGATGGAAACTCTCGCCCATGGACCTGGCATCGCTGGATCGTTGGGACGAGTACACGGACGCCAAGGAGCGGACATTCCTGTACACGGACTCCGATCATGCGCCGTGGATCACCATCAAGTCCAACGACAAGAAGCGCGCCCGCATCAACGCCATGCGCCACTTCCTTAACCAGTTCGACTATGCGGACAAGGACACCGAAGTCGTCTACGACGCCGATCCGCTCATCCTCCGCCGCGGCCGCGACGCCGTAGGCGACTAA
- a CDS encoding RNA polymerase sigma factor: MRVPTEQGDRVESAGQKHFLATHAACHDKVYRYFRRRTQGTAAAEDLTADVFRIVWEKSRQGQELSELVVFGIARNVLRNHHRSAIRSMAVMDTDADHITVGGSVTDFHQQPAGRRARLAAGFGLVAAAAAVVAGVVVTSSMTAPPTEQAAPADSQLDPAPETGSSSGLPLPEITGSPTPTVEADIVPGRTGKLAVSTTEIDGVISEGIYMRPDVLRRLKLEADNNGCIGNGFLFPTGTKVTDTGLVMPDGTVFSMGDVISFGGLEVNSQDAGECADGRPLVYMEEVRAYPGSVPNVGG, from the coding sequence ATGAGGGTGCCAACGGAGCAGGGGGATCGCGTGGAGTCTGCCGGGCAGAAGCATTTTCTGGCAACACATGCGGCGTGCCACGACAAGGTGTACCGCTATTTCCGGCGTCGAACGCAGGGGACGGCCGCAGCCGAGGACCTTACCGCCGACGTCTTCCGCATCGTGTGGGAAAAATCCCGTCAGGGCCAGGAACTGTCTGAGTTGGTGGTGTTCGGCATCGCCCGGAACGTCCTCCGCAACCATCACCGTTCGGCCATTCGCTCCATGGCTGTCATGGACACTGACGCCGATCACATCACCGTGGGTGGGTCCGTTACAGATTTCCATCAACAGCCTGCGGGACGCCGCGCGCGGTTGGCAGCAGGATTCGGGTTGGTGGCGGCAGCTGCAGCCGTCGTTGCCGGGGTAGTGGTGACGTCCTCCATGACGGCCCCGCCGACGGAGCAAGCTGCACCGGCTGATTCCCAGCTGGATCCTGCGCCGGAAACAGGTTCCTCCAGCGGGCTGCCGCTACCTGAAATCACAGGATCCCCGACGCCTACGGTGGAAGCCGACATCGTCCCGGGGCGCACAGGTAAGTTGGCCGTTTCCACGACCGAAATTGACGGTGTGATTTCTGAGGGTATTTACATGCGCCCCGATGTTCTCCGGAGACTGAAACTTGAGGCGGACAACAACGGTTGCATCGGCAACGGCTTCCTCTTTCCGACTGGCACGAAAGTCACAGACACCGGGTTGGTGATGCCCGACGGAACAGTCTTCAGCATGGGAGATGTCATCTCCTTTGGGGGCCTGGAGGTGAATTCCCAGGACGCGGGAGAGTGCGCAGACGGCCGCCCGCTCGTCTATATGGAAGAGGTGCGTGCTTACCCTGGAAGTGTTCCCAACGTAGGCGGATAA